The Winogradskyella schleiferi genome contains the following window.
GATTTCAACGGATTGGCCTTTGCCTTGGCTTTCTACCAATTCGCCTGTAACATGAATTGCAGCACCAGTGGTAACACGCTTTAATAAGGCTTCGTCAAAATTTTCAAAATCGACAACACATTGTATATTATTAATGGTAGAACCATCATTTAAGGCAATAAATCGGTTCGCTCTAAAAGTTCTTACCCAACCTTTTACGGAGACATCTTGTAAGGTTTCATCTTGCGATAGTAATTGGGCTACAGTTTTTGAAGTCATTTTTTAAATATTTTGGATGCTATTTGTTTTTTAATTTTTTTGTTCTGAGTCGTCTTCGTCTTCAGAAGGAATAATATTAATTGAAGGTTCTCTCAAAACCTCTTTATTTGCAATATTTCGCTCCAAAGATAATAATAGCGAAGGTAATAACAGTAGATTGGATAGCATAGCAAATAATAAGGTTATGGACACCAATGCGCCTAAGGCAACCGTACCACCAAAGCTTGAAATGGTAAATACCGAAAACCCGAAGAATAACACAATTGAGGTATAAATCATACTTACTCCAGTTTCTCTCAATGCGGCATAAACGGATTTTTTAATCTTCCAATGGTTGGCTTGTAATTCTTGTCTATATTTTGCCAAAAAGTGAATGGTGTCATCTACCGAAATACCAAAAGCAATACTAAATACCAGAATGGTCGATGGTTTTATAGGAACACCAACATATCCCATTAGTCCAGCTGTTACTACTAGTGGCAATAAATTTGGAATCAAGGACACTATAATCATTTTAAAGGAACGGAAAAGATAGGCCATAAATAAAGCAATAAGAAAAATAGCGAGCGTTAAGGATATAGCTAAATTTTTAACCAGATATTTAGTTCCTTTCTGAAACACCAAGGCTTTACCTGTCATGATAACCTCGTAACGCTCATTGGGAAACACCTTATTTATTTTGGTTTGAAGGTCTTCTTGGATACGCTCCATTTTATCAGTACCGACATCTTTCATAAAGGTTGTAATGCGTGCATATTGACCTGTGCTATCCACAAAACTACTGAGCAAATCAACATCTGAGGTTGAGTTTTTTGCATAAGAAAGGATAAAACTATTTTCCTGACTCGTGGGTAATTGATAGTATTTTGGATTGCCATTGTAATAGGCTTGCTTGCTATATTTCACTAAACTAACCACGGAAATTGGTCGTGATAATTCTGGGATATCATCAATCAATTCTTCCAATTCTTCCATACGTTTTAGTGTCGCTAATTTCATAACGCCTTTTTTACGCTTGGTATCAATCATAATTTCCAATGGCATTATACCATCAAATTCAGATTCAAAAAATCGAATATCCCTAAAAAATTCCGTGTCTTGTGGCATATCTTCTATAAGACTTCCTGAAATTTTAATCTGATAAATTCCAATTATACTGCCAATAATCAAAATGAGAGCGGTAACATAAATGGTAATTCTACGGTGTCTTACCATATTTTCCATCCAATTAACAAAAGCACTGATCCAACGTTTGTTTAAATGTTCTAAGTGACGTTCTTTTGGATAGGGTAAAAAGGTGTAAAGAATAGGAATGATAAGTAAACACAATAAAAATATGGCGACGATACTCAGCGAAGCGACGACACCAAACTCTTTGAGTAATTTACTCTCTGTAAGAATAAAAGTTGCAAAACCAGAAGCCGTGGTTATATTGGTCATTAAGGTTGCGTTACCAACTTTTGTAATCACACGTTGTAAGGACCTTACCTTGTTGCCATGGGATTTTACTTCGTGCTGGTATTTATTGATTAGGAAAATACAGTTCGGAATCCCAATAACGATAATCAATGGTGGAATTAAAGCTGTGAGCACTGTGATTTCATAACCTAATAGTCCTATTATTCCAAAAGTCCACATCACGCCAAAACACACCACAATAAGTGAAATGAATGTCGCTCTAAAGGACCTAAAGAAGAGGAAAAATATCAATGAGGTTACAAACAATGCTGCACCAATAAAAATAGGGATTTCATCTACAATACTTTTCGCATTTAAAGTTCGAATGTAGGGCATTCCAGAAAGTCTGACGTCCAGACCTGTTTCCGCTTCAAAGCGTTCAACTTTCGGTAAGAAATCATCGATGATAAAATCCTTTCTAGCTGAGGTATTGACGATGTCTTTCTGCATATAAATAGCAGTACGAATCGTTTTCGTTTCAGCGTTGAACAAGAAATTATCGTAAAATGGGTATTGTTTAAAAAGTTCTTCTTGAAGCTGATCAATTTCTTCGATGCTATGGATGGAATCCTTTATAAAGGGTTCTAAATCGAATTGCTCCTTTTCTGTGTTCTTAACTAATTTTTGAAGATCTTTAATGGATAAAACCGACTCAACTTCATCATAACCCTTAAAAGAATCCGCTAGTTTGTTCCAGGCATTGAGTTCTTTAACAGAAAATAAACTCGAATCCTTTACACCTAAAACAATTAAATTACCTTCTTCTCCGAAAACTTCTAAGAAATCGTTGTATATAAGATTTACTTCATGGTCGTCTGGCAAAAGATTAGCTTCCGTAAAAGTAAAACGCATGTGTTTCCATTGCATACTGAAAAACACGGTGGTCAGGACTATAGCAATGAGTATAAAAATCTTATTACGAAGAATAAGGCTTGCTATAGTTTCCCAAAATCCTTTAGTTGAAAGTTTAAACATCTACCGATTTGATTGGTCGCAAAGGTAGAAAAAAGCTGTGGATTTGTTCTGGAAATATTGGGATTATAACGAAATATTAAACGTGAACTTAAAAGCAATATTATCTTCAAAATTAGGTAAATGATAACCACCATAGCGATAGGCAAAACTGAGTCCAAAACCGAAGAGCAGCTTATTGATTTCAAAACCAGATTCTGAGTAAACATGTTTAAGCGTCCCGAAATCTACACCTTGATGCCTGTCTCTACTGTTCATGTCTCCAACGGCGTAGCGCGATATTAAAACGAGTTGCGGTTTAAAGCGTTCTGCAATTTTAAAAGGTGCAAAAGCGTGTTTTATCTGTAATGTTGAA
Protein-coding sequences here:
- a CDS encoding efflux RND transporter permease subunit, with product MFKLSTKGFWETIASLILRNKIFILIAIVLTTVFFSMQWKHMRFTFTEANLLPDDHEVNLIYNDFLEVFGEEGNLIVLGVKDSSLFSVKELNAWNKLADSFKGYDEVESVLSIKDLQKLVKNTEKEQFDLEPFIKDSIHSIEEIDQLQEELFKQYPFYDNFLFNAETKTIRTAIYMQKDIVNTSARKDFIIDDFLPKVERFEAETGLDVRLSGMPYIRTLNAKSIVDEIPIFIGAALFVTSLIFFLFFRSFRATFISLIVVCFGVMWTFGIIGLLGYEITVLTALIPPLIIVIGIPNCIFLINKYQHEVKSHGNKVRSLQRVITKVGNATLMTNITTASGFATFILTESKLLKEFGVVASLSIVAIFLLCLLIIPILYTFLPYPKERHLEHLNKRWISAFVNWMENMVRHRRITIYVTALILIIGSIIGIYQIKISGSLIEDMPQDTEFFRDIRFFESEFDGIMPLEIMIDTKRKKGVMKLATLKRMEELEELIDDIPELSRPISVVSLVKYSKQAYYNGNPKYYQLPTSQENSFILSYAKNSTSDVDLLSSFVDSTGQYARITTFMKDVGTDKMERIQEDLQTKINKVFPNERYEVIMTGKALVFQKGTKYLVKNLAISLTLAIFLIALFMAYLFRSFKMIIVSLIPNLLPLVVTAGLMGYVGVPIKPSTILVFSIAFGISVDDTIHFLAKYRQELQANHWKIKKSVYAALRETGVSMIYTSIVLFFGFSVFTISSFGGTVALGALVSITLLFAMLSNLLLLPSLLLSLERNIANKEVLREPSINIIPSEDEDDSEQKN